In Rhodococcus qingshengii JCM 15477, the sequence CCAGGCTCCGATTGACGGTCAGCATCGGGTGATTCTCCGCGTTCACCGTTGTGTAAATCTTTCGCACGGAGGGAAATTCAGCTGCCAACACAGACGCTTGTTGCTCCTTGACCCACTGAGCGAGACCGTGTCCGCGGTGCTGGGGAAGTACCACGGTGTCGTGCTGCGATGCGTGGGTGCTGTCATGTTCGTCCACCGTCACCACTGTCGCTGCGGCTACTTCGCCGACGCTGTCGTCGACCGCGCAGCACACCAGGAGTACTTGAGAGCCACCCGTCATCTTCTGTTCCCACGATCTGACCTCGTCGGCTCCCCAATTACGTTCGGGCACCTGCAGTTCAGCGCCCGGCGCGTCGAGGAGTCGGTTCAATGCCTCCGAGAAGGAGTGGATCAGCTCGTCCGGGGTTCGGTTGCGCCAACTGACGATTCGATAGCCGGGGCGGGTGCTGTGTGCGGTGGGAGGGCTGAGGTGCTGAACCTGGTTGGCCAACCGAAGCAACACGCGGTGACCGTCGAACGATCGCAGGAAATGCTCGGCTGCGCTTCCGACGAGCGCCGTCACTCTGATTCTTCGCACGCCGAACCCGGCGATGTCGACTTCGACGAGTTCGGCAAGCGCTCGTCCTACCCCTCGTCGCTGCGCGTGGGGTGTCACGTACATCCGAAACTCTGCGAGATCGGCTTCGGCCGAGTTGCGTCGTGCCTGGGCGATGCCGAGGACCTCGTCGGTGCCGGCGTCGCGTGCAATCCAACGCCGTACATCGGCCGAATTGTCCTCGGCCTCGATCATTTCCATCAGCGCAGTCGCTGTCGGCGCAGTCCCGGACAGGTGACGCTGGCCTTCGGCGAACACCTCACACCACTGATGAAGAACAGTTGCTGTCGCTCCGGACGGTACGAACTCGGCTACAACTACGCGGCTCACCCATGTGACGATACCGACCTGCCCACCCTGAGTTGGAATCACGCGAACCCTAACCCTGTCGGACTGCGGCGGCAGTTGCCAGCATTCAGGCATGTCTGATTCTCCGCGCCAACTGAGCCTCAACGCGTTCATCCACCCCGCCGGTCATCACGAAGCGGCGTGGCGTCATCCGTGGACAACCCCGGAACGTCTGTTCGACGTCACGTATTTCCAGGAGATCGCTCGCACTGCTGAGGCGGCGAAGTTCGACGGAATCTTCTTCGCCGACGGTCCCGCGTTGCGCAGCGACGTCGAGCACGGTCCCGCAGGGACATTGGAGCCGATCACCTTGTTGACGGCCATTGCAGTGGTGACCGAGCGAATCGGATTGATCGCGACGGCGTCGACCACGTACTACGAGCCGTACAACCTGGCTCGGCTGTTCGCCTCGCTCGACCACATCTCGAACGGACGCGCGGGGTGGAACATCGTCACCACGGGTACGGATCTGGCGGCAGCCAACTTCGGGCTGGCCAAGCACCCGGATCACGGGGACCGGTATTCGCGTGCAAGGGAATTCGTCGACGCGGTGGTGCGGTTGTGGGACAGCTGGGAGGACGACGCGATCAGTCTGGACCGGGAGAACGGAATCTACGCGGACAGAAACAAGATTCACGAGATCAACTACGTCGGGCGGCATCTTCGGGTGCGGGGACCGTTCAACGCACCGCGAACGCCGCAGGGATACCCGGTGCTGGTGCAGGCCGGTGCGTCCAACGACGGTCGCGCGTTTGCCGGTCAGTATGCGGAGGCGATTTTCACAGCGCACCAGAGACTTTCCGATGCGCAGGCGTTCTACACCGACATCAAGTCGAGGGCTGCGCAGTTCGGGCGCAACCCCGATCATGTCAAGATTCTGCCGGGAATCAGCCCGTTCATCGGTGACACCGAGGAACAAGCCAAGGCGCTCGAGCGAGAATTCAACGAGTTGACCTCGCCGGAGTACGGGCTCGCGCAACTCGGTGCACTCACCGGGACCGATGTTCGGAATCTGGAACTGGATGCACCGGTTCCCGTCGAATTGTTCGCGGCGGCAGGTGATGTCACCGACAACAAGCAAAGTAGATTGCAGGTGATCGCCGGCATCGTCGAGCGTGAGCGTCCGACGGTTCGGGGACTGCTTCATCGTTTGGCGGGTGCGCGCGGACACCGGGTGTTTGCCGGAACCGCCGAGCAGGTGGCTGACACGATCGAGGAATGGTTCACCAGCGGTGCTGCTGACGGCTTCAACGTCATGCCGCCGTACTACCCGGGTGGGCTCGAGATCTTCACCGAGCGTGTGGTCCCGATCCTGCAGGATCGCGGTCTTTTCCGGACTGAATACACGGGTACGACCCTTCGTGATCATTTCGGTTTGCCGAGGCCCGAGAGCCAGTTCTCGGGTAGTGCCTCTGCAGCGCAGTAGGCCCGCCTGCTGTTGTCGATAATGACAATGGTTACCATTAAGGAATGAAGCAGCTACCGGTAACCGTGCTGTCCGGATTTCTGGGCGCAGGCAAGACCACACTCCTCAACCACATTCTCGCCAATCGCGATGGCCGTAGGGTCGCCGTCATCGTCAACGACATGAGCGAGATCAACATCGACGCGGCCCTCGTCGCGGGCCAGGGTCATCTCGACCGCACGGAAGAGAAGTTGGTCGAGCTGACCAACGGATGCATCTGCTGCACGCTGCGTGAGGATCTGATCGACGCCGTCGGCGCCCTGGCCCGAGAGGGGCGATTCGATCAGTTGGTGATCGAGTCCACCGGCATCTCCGAACCGATGCCGGTGGCGGCCACCTTCGACTGGGAATTCGAGGACGGTTTCAGCCTCGGCTCGCTCGCGAAGCTCGACACCATGGTGACCGTGGTGGACGCGTCGACCTTCCTCGGCGAGCTGGCAAAAGGCGAACGACTGGACGAGCGCAACCTCGAAGCCGGGGAGGGGGACGGACGCAGCATCTCCGATCTCCTGGTCGATCAGGTGGAGTTCGCCGACGTCATCTTGCTGAACAAAACCGACCTGGTGAGCCCGCGGGCGGCAGGAACCGTCGAGGCGACGCTTCGTAGGCTCAACCCCACCGCTCAACTGATTCGAACAGATCACGGCAACGTCACCCTCGACCGTGTCCTCGAAACCGGTCTCTACAACCCGGAACTTGCTGCGCAGGTACCCGGTTGGGACGAGGAACTGGCCGGTGGGCACACCCCGGAAACCGAGGAATACGGAATACGCAGCGTCACATACCGCGCCTCGCGACCCTTTCATCCGGCGCGACTCGAGGCCGCGCTCGGTCAGTTCGCCGGACTCCTGCGGAGCAAGGGATTCTGCTGGATCGCCAGTCGGCCCGAGTTCGCCGCGATCTGGTCGCAGGCAGGCCCCAACCTCGTCATCGAACCGGCTCAACTGTGGGCGTCGGCGGCGGAGGTGCCAGGGCAGGAGATCGTGTTCATCGGAGTGAAACTGGACCCGGCGGAGCCGTCACGAATCCTCGATCCGGCTCTGCTGACCGATGACGAACTACGTGAAGGACCGCGGGCATGGACTCGCTACGAAGACCCGCTGCCGGCGTGGGACCAGAGCCACCTGCACTGAGCAGTCAGCTTCTAGTCGAGGACTTCTTCGACCTCGACGTCTTCGGCCGGTCGGGCCATCTCCTTGCGGTACTGCCAGATTCCCAGCGCAGTACCGATGACCAAGCTGACCATCATCACGATCAGCACGGCGGGCAGCAACCACGGCACGCGATCGAGGAACGAGCCACCGTAGAAACCGAGTAGCAGGAGCACGGGCGCCCAGATGATCGCGCCGATGGTGCTCGCGATGGTGTAGCGCGTGTGGTTCATCTTGGCTGCGCCCGCGACCATCGGGCACAGGGTGCGCACCCACGGAACCCAGCGAGCAATCAGGACCGCCCAGAACCCGTGTTTTTCCAACAGGATGTTCACGCGGTGCAGGTTCTTCTCGGTGAAGTACTTGCCGCCCTTACGGGCTTTGATGTGATTGCCGGTCCGGTGGCCGATGACGTACCCGACCTGGTTGCCGGCAATGGCCGCGATCATCGCACCGACAGACAACGCCCACACGTGGCCCGCGCCGGATTCGTGGCCGGCAAGAACGATTCCGGCTGTGATCAGAAGCGAATCACCGGGGAGAAACAACCCGAGGATGATCGCGCACTCGATGAAGACGAACGTGACGACGATGATCCAGACCAACAGAGGCCCGGCAGTCTCGAGCGGGGAGAAACTGCCGGATGCGAGCGTCATCGTCGTCAGTTCTTCGCCTCGTTCTGCAATCAGGGGGTGGGGTCTTCGGGGACTGTCACCGTCGAATTGTCCGTAGTGGAAGTATTCGCCGTTTCACCACGTCTCGACGCCAGAATTCGTTTCCCGATTTCGAAGACGATCGGCAGAACCGACACCAGGACGATCAAGATGAAGATGTAGTCGACATTGTCGCGGATGAATTCGATCTGCCCCAGGAGGTAGCCGAGCAAAGTCACGCCGGCACCCCACAGGATGCCGCCGACGATGTTGTACGTCAGGAACAGTGAGTACTTCATCTTCGAAGCGCCGGCGACAACCGGAGCAAAAGTACGCACGATCGGCACGAACCGAGCCAGGATAATGGTGATCGGGCCGTGCTTTTCGAAGAAGGCGTGTGACTCGTCGATGTACTTCTTCTTGAAGAACCGCGCGTCGTCCGTCTTGAACAGGGCAGTTCCGCCCTTGGCGCCGATGTAGAACCCGACTTGGTCACCCAGAATCGCGGCGATCGGAATGGTCACCAGGAGCACCCACAGCGGCGCGAACGGTTCGATCTCGGTGGACTTGGACGCCGCGATCAGCCCTGCGGTGAAGAGGAGCGAATCGCCGGGCAAGAGCGGAAACAGCAGGCCTGATTCGATGAAGACCACCAGAAGCAATCCCACCAGAACCCACGTTCCGAAGGAATTCAAGAGGTTCACGGGATCGAGGAAGCCGGGCAGCAAGGCCAGGTTCGTCACGGATTCAGTTGCTGCCTGCACATTCACGGTGGCCAGAGTACCGGCCGAATCTGAGTGTTTCCCACCACCGCAGGTCATCGCGTCGGTGGCGGCGGGCCGAGACCGCAAAGAGACGTGACGAGTCGGACTTGCCATACTGCTAGGACCACACGAAGCGCTTTCACATCGCCGAGCGCTCCGAACGACACGTATATGGAGGACTCCCGCCGTGCCTATCGCAACTCCCGAGGTCTATGCCGAGATGCTTGGTCGGGCCAAGGAGCATTCCTTTGCCTTCCCCGCCATCAACTGTGTCGGCTCCGAATCCATCAACGCAGCCATCAAGGGCTTCGCGGACGCCGGCAGTGACGGCATCATCCAGTTCTCGACGGGCGGCGCCGAGTTCGGTTCCGGTTTGGGCGTCAAGGACATGGTCACCGGCGCTGTTGCGCTCGCCGAGTTCGCACACGTGATCGCGGCAAAGTACGACGTCACCATCGCGCTGCACACCGATCACTGCCCGAAGGACAAGCTGGACACCTACGTGCGTCCGCTGCTCGCGATCTCGCAGGAGCGCGTCGACGCCGGTCGCAACCCGCTGTTCCAGTCGCACATGTGGGACGGCTCGGCTATCCCGATCGACGAGAACCTGGCCATCGCCAAGGAACTGCTCGCCCTCTCGAAGGCTGCACGCATCATCCTCGAGGTCGAGATCGGTGTCGTCGGCGGCGAAGAAGACGGCGTCGAAGCCGAGATCAACGACAAGCTCTACACCTCGAGCGAAGACTTCGAGAAGACGGTCGATGCTCTGGGCATCGGCGAACAGGGCAAGTACCTCCTTGCCGCCACCTTCGGCAACGTCCACGGCGTCTACAAGCCGGGCAACGTCAAGCTCAAGCCCGAGGTTCTCGAAGAGGGCCAGAAGGTCGCCGCCGCCAAGCTCGGCCTGGCTTCCGGTTCGCAGCCCTTCGACTTCGTCTTCCACGGTGGATCGGGATCGTTGAAGTCG encodes:
- a CDS encoding GNAT family N-acetyltransferase yields the protein MSRVVVAEFVPSGATATVLHQWCEVFAEGQRHLSGTAPTATALMEMIEAEDNSADVRRWIARDAGTDEVLGIAQARRNSAEADLAEFRMYVTPHAQRRGVGRALAELVEVDIAGFGVRRIRVTALVGSAAEHFLRSFDGHRVLLRLANQVQHLSPPTAHSTRPGYRIVSWRNRTPDELIHSFSEALNRLLDAPGAELQVPERNWGADEVRSWEQKMTGGSQVLLVCCAVDDSVGEVAAATVVTVDEHDSTHASQHDTVVLPQHRGHGLAQWVKEQQASVLAAEFPSVRKIYTTVNAENHPMLTVNRSLGYQTVAERILVEIRRAESAQHKPR
- the fbaA gene encoding class II fructose-bisphosphate aldolase, which codes for MPIATPEVYAEMLGRAKEHSFAFPAINCVGSESINAAIKGFADAGSDGIIQFSTGGAEFGSGLGVKDMVTGAVALAEFAHVIAAKYDVTIALHTDHCPKDKLDTYVRPLLAISQERVDAGRNPLFQSHMWDGSAIPIDENLAIAKELLALSKAARIILEVEIGVVGGEEDGVEAEINDKLYTSSEDFEKTVDALGIGEQGKYLLAATFGNVHGVYKPGNVKLKPEVLEEGQKVAAAKLGLASGSQPFDFVFHGGSGSLKSEIEDSLNFGVVKMNVDTDTQYAFSRPIAGHFFTNYDGVLKVDGEVGNKKAYDPRSYLKKAEAGMTARVVEACNDLKSAGRSVSAG
- a CDS encoding DedA family protein, whose protein sequence is MTLASGSFSPLETAGPLLVWIIVVTFVFIECAIILGLFLPGDSLLITAGIVLAGHESGAGHVWALSVGAMIAAIAGNQVGYVIGHRTGNHIKARKGGKYFTEKNLHRVNILLEKHGFWAVLIARWVPWVRTLCPMVAGAAKMNHTRYTIASTIGAIIWAPVLLLLGFYGGSFLDRVPWLLPAVLIVMMVSLVIGTALGIWQYRKEMARPAEDVEVEEVLD
- a CDS encoding VTT domain-containing protein — encoded protein: MNVQAATESVTNLALLPGFLDPVNLLNSFGTWVLVGLLLVVFIESGLLFPLLPGDSLLFTAGLIAASKSTEIEPFAPLWVLLVTIPIAAILGDQVGFYIGAKGGTALFKTDDARFFKKKYIDESHAFFEKHGPITIILARFVPIVRTFAPVVAGASKMKYSLFLTYNIVGGILWGAGVTLLGYLLGQIEFIRDNVDYIFILIVLVSVLPIVFEIGKRILASRRGETANTSTTDNSTVTVPEDPTP
- a CDS encoding GTP-binding protein gives rise to the protein MKQLPVTVLSGFLGAGKTTLLNHILANRDGRRVAVIVNDMSEINIDAALVAGQGHLDRTEEKLVELTNGCICCTLREDLIDAVGALAREGRFDQLVIESTGISEPMPVAATFDWEFEDGFSLGSLAKLDTMVTVVDASTFLGELAKGERLDERNLEAGEGDGRSISDLLVDQVEFADVILLNKTDLVSPRAAGTVEATLRRLNPTAQLIRTDHGNVTLDRVLETGLYNPELAAQVPGWDEELAGGHTPETEEYGIRSVTYRASRPFHPARLEAALGQFAGLLRSKGFCWIASRPEFAAIWSQAGPNLVIEPAQLWASAAEVPGQEIVFIGVKLDPAEPSRILDPALLTDDELREGPRAWTRYEDPLPAWDQSHLH
- a CDS encoding LLM class flavin-dependent oxidoreductase encodes the protein MSDSPRQLSLNAFIHPAGHHEAAWRHPWTTPERLFDVTYFQEIARTAEAAKFDGIFFADGPALRSDVEHGPAGTLEPITLLTAIAVVTERIGLIATASTTYYEPYNLARLFASLDHISNGRAGWNIVTTGTDLAAANFGLAKHPDHGDRYSRAREFVDAVVRLWDSWEDDAISLDRENGIYADRNKIHEINYVGRHLRVRGPFNAPRTPQGYPVLVQAGASNDGRAFAGQYAEAIFTAHQRLSDAQAFYTDIKSRAAQFGRNPDHVKILPGISPFIGDTEEQAKALEREFNELTSPEYGLAQLGALTGTDVRNLELDAPVPVELFAAAGDVTDNKQSRLQVIAGIVERERPTVRGLLHRLAGARGHRVFAGTAEQVADTIEEWFTSGAADGFNVMPPYYPGGLEIFTERVVPILQDRGLFRTEYTGTTLRDHFGLPRPESQFSGSASAAQ